The proteins below are encoded in one region of Triticum aestivum cultivar Chinese Spring chromosome 1B, IWGSC CS RefSeq v2.1, whole genome shotgun sequence:
- the LOC123084354 gene encoding cytochrome P450 84A1, producing the protein MVDLSMIDMEWLQEPLSWLFVASVIFVLLQRRRGKAPPLPPGPYSPPIVGNIFMMDQLTHRGFAALAKQYGGLLHLRLGKVHTFAVSTPEYAQQVLQAQDAAFSHRPATIATTYLTYDRADMVFARYGPFWRQMRKLCVMKLFSRRRPGTWLAVRDESAALVRAVARRSGEPVNLGDLIFNLSMNVTFRAAFGAEAAGDGDGRKQHEFIAIMQEFSKLFGAFSIGDFIPWLGWADPQGIKVRLRAARTALDEFIDKIIDEHIKRGRNPDDMDADMVDGMLAFLPEAKPDKAAGDDLHHTLRLNRDNIKAIIMDVMFGGTETVASAIEWAMAEMMHSPNDLLQLQQELADTVGIDRNVDEPDLNKLSFLKCVIKETLRLHPPIPLLHRENAEDCVLGGYSVPQGSSVNINVFAMGRDTKVWKDADTFRPSRFMEGEGEAAGVDFKGGCFQFLPFGSGRRSCPGMALGLYSLELVIAQLAHGFNWALPNGEKPSVLDMSDIFGLTAPRATRLWVVPTPRLTCPLVVDV; encoded by the exons ATGGTGGACCTGTCCATGATCGACATGGAATGGCTCCAAGAGCCATTGAGCTGGCTGTTTGTTGCCTCGGTCATCTTCGTGTTGCTGCAGCGGCGGCGTGGCAAGGCGCCGCCGCTGCCCCCAGGACCGTATTCACCGCCGATTGTCGGCAATATCTTCATGATGGACCAGCTGACTCACCGGGGCTTCGCAGCGCTGGCCAAGCAGTATGGCGGCCTTCTCCACCTCCGCCTTGGCAAGGTCCACACCTTCGCCGTGTCGACGCCGGAGTACGCCCAGCAGGTGCTGCAGGCCCAGGACGCCGCCTTCTCGCACCGGCCAGCAACCATCGCCACCACCTACCTCACCTACGACCGTGCGGACATGGTGTTCGCCCGCTACGGGCCATTCTGGCGCCAGATGCGCAAGCTGTGCGTGATGAAGCTCTTCAGCCGGCGCCGTCCTGGGACCTGGCTGGCCGTGCGCGACGAGTCTGCGGCCCTCGTCCGTGCCGTGGCCCGGCGGAGCGGTGAGCCCGTCAACCTCGGCGACCTCATCTTCAACCTCAGCATGAACGTCACCTTCCGCGCCGCGTTTGGCGCTGAAGCCGCCGGTGACGGTGATGGCCGGAAGCAGCACGAGTTCATCGCTATCATGCAGGAGTTCTCCAAGCTCTTCGGCGCGTTCAGCATCGGCGACTTCATCCCGTGGCTCGGCTGGGCGGACCCACAGGGCATCAAGGTGCGCCTCCGCGCCGCGCGCACCGCCCTCGACGAGTTCATCGACAAGATCATCGACGAGCACATAAAGAGGGGCAGGAACCCTGACGACATGGACGCCGACATGGTAGACGGCATGCTCGCGTTCCTCCCTGAAGCCAAGCCGGACAAGGCCGCGGGCGACGACCTGCACCACACGCTCCGCCTCAACCGTGACAACATTAAGGCCATCATCATG GATGTGATGTTTGGCGGGACGGAGACGGTGGCATCGGCAATCGAATGGGCAATGGCCGAAATGATGCACAGCCCAAATGATCTCTTGCAACTGCAGCAGGAGCTCGCCGACACGGTGGGTATCGACCGAAATGTGGACGAGCCGGACCTCAACAAGCTCTCCTTTCTCAAATGTGTGATCAAGGAGACACTCCGGTTACACCCTCCCATCCCGCTGCTCCACCGCGAGAATGCCGAGGACTGCGTGCTTGGCGGCTACTCCGTGCCCCAGGGCTCGAGCGTCAATATCAATGTCTTCGCAATGGGCCGCGACACCAAGGTGTGGAAGGACGCCGACACATTCCGTCCGTCACGGTTCATGGAGGGGGAAGGGGAGGCAGCGGGGGTCGACTTCAAGGGCGGGTGCTTCCAGTTCCTGCCGTTTGGGTCTGGTCGTCGTTCGTGCCCCGGGATGGCTCTCGGCCTGTACTCGCTGGAGCTCGTTATTGCGCAGCTCGCCCATGGGTTCAACTGGGCGCTGCCCAATGGTGAGAAGCCGTCGGTGCTCGACATGAGTGACATTTTCGGCCTCACCGCACCACGTGCCACAAGGCTCTGGGTCGTGCCCACGCCCCGACTTACCTGCCCTTTGGTTGTTGATGTCTGA